A window of Vigna unguiculata cultivar IT97K-499-35 chromosome 4, ASM411807v1, whole genome shotgun sequence contains these coding sequences:
- the LOC114180791 gene encoding uncharacterized protein LOC114180791, whose amino-acid sequence MDEMQRNYEAQMQILREENAILRQKEEGIPSTPTVPDPNRLSRVQQHRDAERVESRLPPTGHEQSQPGRAEKTQASRENPSRTVAESSGANDGSRLVRQPILVSGSSPLTSYILEKPLPEKWKMSTFDKYDGTTDPDNHMRVFMHQMMFHAVSDPIWCRVFSTSLTGEALEWFSELPAGSIDSFATLKARFSTQFAPLKPAILTVDNLVNIRQEDGESLRSYLDRYNRMSVKIKGFSDEIARHHFSYGLQPGVFADKISRKKPKTMEEMRERAAKFIQMEDMQEFRVKKREKEDAALPKPIAPRPGKPVARPTERKPPKFTTYTPLAVPRARILQEAFSADSLPAVRKKHPPPEADGSKHCQYHRTIGHTTEECHTLRDKIEDLIRQGHLKKYIRQDRPPQSPVRHRSPVRRTTPARREKRREPEPERRGRGPSRPYKSPRRSRSRNRDKPLRGYINTISGGFAGGGSSSAARKRHVRALKSVHLVERKIRSMPPITFTDDDFKAPDPDHDDPMVISI is encoded by the coding sequence ATGGATGAGATGCAGAGGAATTATGAAGCGCAGATGCAGATTTTACGTGAGGAGAATGCCATCCTAAGGCAGAAGGAAGAAGGAATCCCATCGACCCCTACGGTACCCGACCCGAACAGGTTAAGTCGGGTACAGCAACATCGGGATGCCGAACGAGTGGAGAGTCGTCTTCCACCCACAGGGCACGAGCAATCACAGCCAGGCCGGGCTGAAAAGACACAGGCTTCAAGGGAAAATCCGTCACGCACGGTGGCAGAGAGCTCAGGAGCGAATGATGGGAGCCGCCTAGTGCGTCAACCGATCCTCGTATCGGGATCCTCCCCCCTTACGTCGTATATTCTGGAGAAGCCGCTACCGGAGAAGTGGAAAATGTCGACATTTGACAAGTACGACGGCACGACCGACCCAGACAATCACATGCGGGTCTTCATGCATCAGATGATGTTTCACGCCGTCAGCGACCCCATCTGGTGCCGAGTCTTCTCAACTTCGTTGACTGGGGAGGCGTTGGAGTGGTTCTCCGAGCTGCCGGCCGGTAGTATTGACTCGTTTGCCACTTTGAAGGCGAGGTTCAGCACACAGTTCGCACCTCTGAAACCGGCCATTCTGACGGTCGATAATCTGGTGAACATCCGACAGGAGGATGGGGAATCGCTGAGGAGTTATCTTGATCGGTATAATCGGATGTCGGTCAAGATAAAAGGTTTCAGCGATGAGATCGCGAGACATCACTTCTCTTATGGACTCCAGCCGGGGGTTTTTGCGGACAAGATCAGCCGTAAGAAACCAAAGACGATGGAAGAGATGAGGGAACGTGCGGCCAAATTCATACAAATGGAAGATATGCAGGAGTTTAGGGTAaagaagagggagaaggagGATGCTGCACTCCCAAAGCCGATCGCGCCTAGACCGGGCAAACCCGTAGCCCGACCCACCGAAAGGAAGCCACCAAAGTTCACAACTTATACTCCTCTGGCTGTTCCCCGGGCCAGGATCCTGCAAGAGGCCTTCAGCGCCGATTCGCTCCCGGCAGTGAGGAAGAAACACCCCCCGCCCGAGGCTGACGGTAGTAAACACTGCCAATACCATCGCACGATCGGGCATACCACCGAAGAGTGCCACACGCTCCGTGACAAAATAGAAGATCTCATCCGGCAAGGGCACTTGAAGAAATACATCCGGCAAGATCGTCCCCCGCAGAGCCCGGTGAGGCACAGAAGTCCCGTAAGAAGAACCACCCCGGCCCGACGGGAGAAGCGGAGGGAGCCCGAACCCGAGAGACGAGGTAGAGGACCGTCTCGGCCGTACAAAAGCCCAAGGAGGAGCCGCAGTCGGAACCGCGATAAACCCCTCAGAGGTTACATCAATACCATCTCCGGAGGTTTCGCCGGAGGAGGATCGAGCTCCGCAGCTCGAAAAAGGCACGTTCGGGCGTTAAAGTCGGTTCATCTGGTCGAGAGGAAGATCCGGTCGATGCCCCCCATCACGTTTACAGACGACGACTTCAAAGCGCCCGACCCAGATCATGACGACCCGATGGTCATCTCAATATAA